AGATACCAAGGGATTTGAGGAAAGTTTGAGATGGATAGGAAATAACAGTGGACCAAAATGTTGATTACAATTCAGAAAACATGCAAAGCAGAAGGCCACAGAATGAGTGGAAAAAAGTTCTGGAAGGAATTAAACAGAAGGATGAAGGTTACTCTTTTGGAGAGAAGCTATTAGAGACCAAAGCACATGGATAATAGATGTAGTCCCCTACAACAGAGAATCcaattattgtaatgtactggaAAGGCTATACTTTGTAAAGATAAGGCAGGTGAGGGACTATTAAGCAACAGAAGCGAGTTTGGAGAAACTtccacagaggtagacttggaggagtacacatccactgtgctctcctacatcaactgctgtgtggagactgtcacagtggacaagcaaataaagatgttcccaaaccgaaaaccctggatgaacaaggaggttcagaatctgctaagggcacgcaacaatgcctttaaatccagggacacttctgcctacagtgctgccaggtcgaacctgagcaAAGGTATAAAAaaagccaaagacatccacaggcaaagggtggaagaccacttcaataccacggacaccagaagcatgtggcagggtgtcagggacatcactgattacaagagcagccccgcctgcccccagtgatatcgcactggccatttccttcgctccatagatgctgctgcacccgctgagtttccccagcaattttgtgtaccttaaacaccttctttgcccgcttcgaaactggcaacaccaccaggagtggaataaccctggccatggcggagggacaggccttaacactgagcactcaggaggtacagtgcgccctgcgtaggatcaatccacgcaaggctgcaggcccagatggagtccagggaagggtactaaaggactgtgctgcacagctggcggaggtattcatgagaatctttaatctgtctctatTTCTGGCAACGCTCCtcgagtgcctgaaaacagctaccatagtgtcggtgccgaaaaagtctaaagtcaccaacccgcctggttgccctaactccaataccaatgaagtgcttcgaaaggctggtcctctcccacatcaaatccagcacccctgcctcactggattctcatcaatttgcatacagggcaaatagatcgacagaggatgccatctctctggctcttcacactgtcctgactcacctggatagacagggcacgtacgtaaggatgctcttcattgactatagctctgcattcaatacggtcatccccaccaagctcaccaccaaactcctccagctaggcctcagctcaccgatatgtgattggatcctgaactttctgacggagcgaccacaggcagtgagactgggaccgcacctgtcctccactatcatcctgagcaccggcacaccacagggctgtgtactaagccccatgctctactccctcttcactcacgactgtgttcctgcattcgacaccaacaccattgtgaagtttgcagacgacacaacagtgattgggctgatcaccaacggtgatgaaacaaaatacagagcggaggtgcagaacctggcggactggtgcgcacgtaacaacttgtcactaaacacctccaagaccaaggagctgattattgacttcaggaggtcccataatggagaatacgccccaatctcaatcgacggggaaagtgtggagagagtgcccagctttaagtttctgagcactcacatttcagaggacctcacatggtccaccaacaccgctgcgctggtcaagaaggacattaaaaaagactggtctgccccaacagctgctgacaaccttctaccgctgcaccacagagagcatattaacgtatggcatctgtggtatctcagctgcacggaggcggagaggagagctcttcagcgcgtcgtccacagagcgcagaggattattgggacagctaccagccttggaggacatctaccacacacggtgcctcaggaaggccgtcagcatccataaagactccccaTACCCttttaatggactgttcgaactacttccctccagcagacgttacaaggccttctacgcccgaacctccagactcagaaacagcttcattcccagagctatagcggctctgaaccggccctgctgagtgccccccatcccccatggactgtctccctcggatggtcacgtcgcacagtttatttatctatatatctatttatttatttattgacatCGGttagaagctgcataccaaatctcattgcactgatgtgcaatgacaacaaaatatattattattattattattattaagagaaAAGATGCAGAATGATGTTGCTGCAAGTATTGCAGTTGACAAATGGGTGAAGTGTTACAAGTTTAACACAGTGCCAATCAAGGATTAGAGTCCATGCCACCTAGGGAAAATCTCCTAAGAAAAATAAACTTTCCATTTTACCATGATAGAACCAAATGTAAGTAAAACTCAGGAGTGAGAACGGGCAAGCTGAGCTCCTAAATCAATAATAAGGAATCGGTGGAGATGGTCACAAGCTAGCATTTGGAAACTTAGGttttccccataataaatccCCTAATTTCTTCTCAATTGACAATTCAGTATTCTGAATGAGTATTCTCACTGGGAGATGGTAAATTCACCAGACAAGAGGGGCTCAGGCTCCAAACTAATATGTGAACTTTTACATTTCCAGTGGCCATTTTAAAGGATTTTTCTGACTATTATTACATACCCAGTTAATGTCCATTTAGAGGTAAAACAGTAATGGTTTTTGACTCAATAAAGCAAATATGGAAATAATTTGGGATTtatcatattttaaaaaaaaaaagcacatgaGACTCGCCACAAACCTTGATGAAGGAGCATGGACAGACCAACCAAAGTCGGCTATTTTCAGCTCCCCGCGAAGACCCAGGAGCAGATTCTCTGGTTTGATGTCTCTATGAATTACCTTCTTTAAATGACAATATTGCAATGCATCTGCCAGCTCCAAAATGTACTGGAATAAAGGAAACAATGAGCATCACTTCACTGCCACCTGAAGGTAACTTGTGCAAAACAACTTTTTGAAAATGATAAACATGTTAAGAACACCACATAGACCAGGATAGGCAACACTCAAATATTCAGTCATCACATTGGAAATAACGGTGATTGAAGGAATGGATTGTGTACAAATATCAGAAGCAACGCGCGAAGGGTGTACATTGTGGCCATGGAGTATGACAATGCATGTGTCGAGACAAACTAGTTCCTCCAAGTCCCTTCCAAATGTCACAAACATAATTGATTCATCAACTAATTAGACTTTTGCACATTCAATTGAGCTTAATTATGAAGTTTAAATTCCAGCATTCCCGTGTTCTACTATGTGAATTGGTATTTTACCCAAAAATTAACAACTTAAGAAACTGAATTATTGGAATATTACAAATAAGAAACTTGAGTTTAAAGAATTCAAttaccgtatttcctggcaatgaagactcacccccattttgagttgctaaattttgaaaaaaggctggtgggagatagaatttctcatgctcaaaaaaaattaaaaaataaaataacaattcAATATGCCCAAGGCTTTCAGaactcctccattctgaatgggtggggagtggagggtgacggcaggtggagagatggtgggaaaaccgGGAGCACACCTGGACAAgtagaatcagttgtgatcttattgaatgacaatagacCCATTGGGttcagagttcctttcacagcgtgtggggagtctggcccgggtcagcacgggcaggaccgttgagatggagggggtcaggaatcatgccagcaactcactcactcgccgcggcactcccctcccccccagcggtgctgtccttttacagccgcttcccatcagctgccagaaaTGAGGGATAGCCAACtcaatctttcttggctaacaacctaaccttcggcctcctagatgcaggtaaattttcgtgccttatttttgggtaaaaaatagcatcttcattgccgggaaatacagtaagCATTGCCCTCCTGGATGAATTTCAGTTAATTCAGCTGTTCAAATACAACATCCAATGATGGTCAGTTAGTTTGCATAAATAAATGTTTATAGATTCCCACATACCGTGGCACTCCTCTGTTCACTGAAGCAGCCACATTTCTGCAGCGCTTTGTACAACTCTCCTCCAGGAGCATACTCCAACATTAGGTATATTTTTTTACGATCATGGAAATAGTTGTACAGCCGTAGGACATTTGGATGCCTGAAATTAAGGAAAAGCGCATTAAAGGTTGCTATTTAAAAACCACCAATCAACTCTGGCCTGTTTCAGGAGACACTCACTTGCCAGTTCGCCATCGATCAAATACAAATCCCCACTgtaagcaattttttttttttttttttttttttaatatattttattcaaATACAAATCCCCACTGTAAGCAATTTGacgggtgatttaaaaaaaaaagagagtaactcagtggatcaggccacATTTATGGAGaccaaggataggtgatgttttgggccaggactGTTCTTCAGATGCAGGTAATAATTTTGGCTCAATTAACTTTGCCAGTTTTACAGGTTTTATCTTCAAAGGCAATGAAACATCCAGTGTACAGAAACTCAAAAACTAACAATTTATTTCCAGTTTTGGTACTACAAttcaaaaatacaaataattatTTTTCCAGATGTAGCTAGAACAAAAGGAGTCTCAAATTCACCAATGATGCCAAGACATTTTACTCTTCATTTGCAAATGCTTTCAAAAGTACATTTTGGAAATAATGTTCAAATCCTTAAATTTTAGGTTCAAACAAGTAAATCTGCTAATTCCATCCAGCAGAGGATGGAATTAGCAGATTTTGAATAATTATGAGGCATGGAATGGAACTGAGTGGGCAAATGGAGTTAATAGTTCACAATTAATTGCATGGCAAAATACAGCAGAGGGTCTGAACGCCAACTGCTAACCCAATATTTCCAAATCGCACTTGAGAAATCTGGATGTAAGGAAAGCCTAAAGATGGGAagggattaaaaaaaagacaatttactTGAGATGAGATTGAATTTCAATCTCTCTTCGGAGTTGATGTTCAACATTGTCGCTCTCAAGCTGGGACTTGAAAAGCACTTTCAGTGCCAGAATAAACCTTGATTCCCGATCACGAGCCAAGTACACATTCCCAAATTTTCCTTTCCCAAGAGGGCATCCGATGTCAAAGTTGTCAATACACCAATTTCTGAAAGTGAAAATATTTCTtgtaaatccaaaataaaaacttacTGACTCAGATGATAAGAAAATACAATAAACGGAGGAAGAGATAAAAAAAAGAGGCATTTGCTTTAAATACATCGCATGATTGGGAATCTCAGAATGTGGGAACTTTCATCCCATTTTAATCTTTATTATGCAGTTGGATACTAGTACATAGGAGAAGTCCAGAAATGGCAACATATTCAGCACGACTCTGGAACTATAGGTAATGCCTGTACCTTCTAAGCATCTACATTACGGTTGAAGCCAGTGAGAATTCTGATCAGGTGCAACTTCACTTGCAAGTACGAATACATTCCAGAAACAATTTATTTGGATGCAAAAGGAATAAGCGTAGTCCACAAATACACACAAAAACTTAAAATGAAAAGAATATCCTATTCCTCTAACATTTTCTGCCAAACAGAAAACAGAGGAGATAGATCAGTTAAAGATGGCCCCAACTTTAACGGACCACCTTAATTTAACGCAGGGGCCTCGAAACTTTTCAGcacgagggccacattatatatttttgcGGGGCggtaggaaaaaataaagaaatgtcagttttataaatttaatgaactCAAAAAGGAACTTGCTGTAAGCaaaacaaatggaagaaattcaaaACAAATAGTTGTAGCCATCAACCAAGATTAAACTTTAAAGTAAAGGGCGGTTGAatttatttatatacatatatacacacacacacacacacttaccggTTCCTCACTGAGAGGGTTTGTTGCAGCTAAACCCTGCCTTCCCAACACCCtggccctcctctctctccccacccacgGCAACTACATTCAAACCCGATGGAGGAAGCAGTGAGGCATCCTAACAGACAGTGACCAATGGAAGCGGGAGAAGCAGCCTTACCCGGGTTACTCtaaatataaatgtttaaaaGGCTCTGAAGACGATATCCAATCTAGACATTTCCTATTAATGGAGCGCACAAGTCATTCTGTAGTTAGGTGACCCTCAAGTGGAAGAAGAAAGTGAGCGTGAATGCGCATCAGCAATTAACACTTCTATCCGGACTATTACATCGAGTGGCTGTGCGATCAGTTCAATGTATAGGCACAGCATTGTATGGGTTGATGCAAAATTGCTCAGCATGTGGTATATTCCACGGGGATTCGATTCCCATACGTGTTATTTTCAATCGACTTTTGATTTTAGTTTTTCTGCACCCAAATTCCCACATTAATATGTAGGGTAAAGACTAACAAACATCTTCGACAAACACTGCCTTGACACATTCATCTGCAACAACATCACCACTTATACACCAACCTACAATAAATGCATGTCCATATGATAGCTTTCAACAGGTTGCTCCAACATAAtttaccctttggcccaacaaataCAACGAGGTCATCGGTCCGTTCCCCTTTTTTCCCCACAGACAAAATGTAGGGGAAAATCTGCCTTTTGTAAAAAAATATCGGAGGGATTTTAAAAACAgctgtgttacagttgtacaagataattgggcggcacagtgacgcagtcttAATTTGCTGCCATATAGCGCTGAGTGCCGGGTTCTTTCCTGAATACGGGcgctgtctacggagtttgttcgttctccccgtgacctgcatggattttctctgggagctccggtttccgcccacactacaaatacttacaggtttgtataggaaggaactacatgtgctggttatacaccgaagatttgtggattaattgggctggtataattgtccctagtgtatgtgcgtgtgtgtaggatagtgttagtggcggTGGTGGGGgcgaacgaagggcctgtttccgcgctgtatctctaaagtttagagCGAACTAACGTGTAAGTTCCTGTGCTACGACAGAACCTGCTGTATAGCCCGTCGCACAGAAtgtgttaagagcttgctgcgggccggatgtggcccgcgggccatagCTTGGAGACCCCTAATTTAGCCTGCAGGCTACAGGAATTACACTGCAGCATTACTATTGAAATTGCTTCTATGAAACGGGTTGCGATGGTTGGCGGCAATAGGTATGTGCTGGAAAGGCAAGAATGACGGATCACCTGTGGTTTTGAAGAAGAAAGACACTGTGCAAAGCTTGATAGGTACATTGAAGAAAATAGGAGATGTATTCCAAATTGCAAGATCTCAGTAAacgacaaactgctggagtaactcagcgggacaagcagcatctctggagagaagcaatgggttgagacccttcttcagtttgcaaGACCTCACGTCCTTTGGACAAACCAATTTACATAGCACTAATTCAACTACTTTCAGAAGTGCAGATCCAGCAGAGATCACACCCCAATACAAGATTAACTGTAATACTTACTTAACCACCACCTGCTGGATTTCAGGTGCTGTTGCTACGTTCTGATCTCCAGATCCCAAAGCTACAGAAAAATTGTAAAGCCATGCATCAGATTATTTTGTTCTTGTGTTCTATAAACAGTGTGCCAGATTGAGAAGTCTTTTTTTGTACCGAGTAATACGACAATGGAACACCCCATTCACTCCAgctcatccatgtcaaccaatGTAAACCACCTACTCAAGTTCCAGTTGCCACATTTTgtccatatttctctaaacctttactatcctTGTGCtttcccaaatgtattttaaaaattgttattgtgcctggtccaactatttcctctggtagcttatccatctactcaccaccctctgtctcaaAAATtctgcccctcagattccaattaaatctttcctctctcacttgaAACCTATCCCCTCTAATTCTTGACTCACTAACCACGGGAAAAAGACTGGGTGCATTCATCCTCCCTATGCCCCTCGTAGTTTTATAAACCTCAAAGATCAGCCCTCAACATCCTACATTCCAAGGTATGGATAAGAGTAGGATATGGGCATGAATGGTATGATGAGCAGAGTATGCAAGGCCATGGAAGCACAGAtagatatagggtgatttcacgaaaggtcactggagcgtagatccgcacccacgtgaccgaaaattttaactgggggacaagcgtcacttccagtacatgttagtgaatgggaaaacacgcactttcacacccgttaaaaacatcgaaaacggccaggttttgagctgtaatttactgtaccagtcggggtgaccgtgaggcacagctacctaaatttacagtaaaaaaaaaaagatagaaactaaggtaaatacaagagggagctgaaggggcaaaataagcggaagttgatagcggacatttttcgtggagatttctttggctaataataaaatgtcctgattttgtcaaatgaacagctgacaattataccattccttagcttgcatctgagtaaaatttatttcaagacgcatttatgattcacggatatttaaatggtgaatgtagcttcagaagcgtgttcattttgcatgttaaaacccacctgagaacaatgggcgattttgcaattttaatgaaggatttctaacttttaatacttttcatctaacaaatgaataaagataacaaagccaataatgccttacttttaatgaaatgcagcgagcaaacgcgataattcccgatattttggatctttaaatctccatgaaaaatgtccgctatcaacttccgcttattttgccccttcagctccctcttgtatttaccttagtttctatcttttttttttactgtaaatttaggtagctgtgcctcacggtcaccccgactggtacagtaaattacagctcaaaacctggccgttttcgatgtttttaacgggtgtgaaagtgcgtgttttcccattcactaacatgtaccggaagtgacgcttgtcccccagttaaaactttcggtcacgtgggtgcggatctacgctccagtgacctttcgtgaaatcaccctatacaggaGTCTGAtgcgccacatttgaagtattgagttcagtttttgtcaccccACTCTTGGAAGAATGTCtataagatggaaagagtgcaagaagacgaggatgttgccagcccgGACCCAAGGGACTGAGCAATAAGGGGAGATTGTGCAAGCTAGGAGTttgtttcttggagcacaggagtacaaaatcatgactGGAATTTATTAATTGCACAGAATGCAGAATCATGTACCTAGGGTAAGGGAATCACAGTGCATgcttaaggtgtgaggggaaagatttcattgaAACCCAAGGAGCAACTTTTTACATTCggatgaggtgggtggggaggaagaTATGAAATAAGCtggcagtggaggtagttgaggtaggtacaataacatttaaaagacacttggacttggataggaaaggtttagagggatgtggccaaatgcaggtgaatgggactagattggatgggacatcttggcatggatgagttgggctgaatggccttcttccgtgctgtatgactttatgacttggCTTCATCGGCCAAGATGTGGAATACAAGAACATGAAGATCACGGTATGACTATAAAACTTGGCTTCGGCCATAATTGGAGTACTATGTGCAATTCTGTTCTCGATATTATTGGAAGAACATGATGGAACTGAAGAGGGTGCAGCAGATATGCCAGGATGTGGATTGGGTTGAAATGTTTCAGTGATGAGATCCCGAGCTTTATCAGCTTTAATTGAtgcgggggaggaggggggcgggaagaagaaaggaaggggaggagccagaaggagagctgggaaggggaggagacagcaagggccaaagatcttatagggaccgctataggatctttggcaagggctaccggaaattggagaagtcaatgttcaagctgcTGGGGGTAGAACATCGCCCCAGCGGCTtgaaaattgacttctccaatttccggtaacccttgctgtctcctccccttcccagctctccctcagccctctgactcctcctcttcctttcttcttcccacacccccaccctccgctataagatctttggtctgaagaagggttttggcccgaaactttgcctatttccttcgctccatagatgctgcggcacccgctgagtttctccagcacttttgtctaccttcctcttcctttccagcatctgcggttccttcttgaacatcagcTTTAATTCACAATTCAGCTTTGTTGGGAATAATTGTACACTAAAATCAATTAATACTAGAACCAGGAATATAAAAACACTGCCCTAATAGCAACAAATCACTAATCTGGATGTGGTTCCGGCATTGAACCGTAGTTAAGAGTAACCATGCTATTTTTGAAAAAAACGGGGAAAAAAGTAGCTAAGAGAGTTATTCGTACAACATCAGTGGTAAGGAAACTCATGAAAATTATAATGAAAGAAAGAACAGAGAACCAGGAAGAGAAAAATAGAATGAACAGCACCCTTCTGCATGAATGAAAGAAAAATCACGTGACTAATTTTTCAAGGTACTTTGAAAATACAACAGGTAGAATAGATAGCAAGCAAAGTGGATGTTGGCGAGTTATAATTCCAGATGGCTTTTGATAAAAACACACACAGGTTGCTAAACAACTTTAGAGCACATGGAAGCGAGTAATAGagtgatagagcgtggaaacaggcccttcagcccaacatgtcccagctacctagATCCATCTGCCtgggcttggtccatatccctccaaacctgtcctgtccatgtacctgcctaactgtttcttcaatgttgggatagtcctagcctcaattacatcctctggcagcttgttccatacacccaccaccctttgtgtgaaaaagtattcctattagatttctattaaatattccatttggaatattttggaggaccaagaaacctagAACCAAgaaccccttcaccttaaacctatgtcctctggttctcaattcactcgactctgggcaagagactgagcatctacccaatccattcctctcataattttatacacctctataagatcacccctcatcctcctgcgctccaaggaatagagtcccatcctactcaacctctcccaatagctcagaccctctagtcctggcaacatcctcgtaaatcttatctgtaccctttccagctggacATCTTTTCTATGAGATATTATTGGCCAGATTAtaatataattggctagtattGATTTCATTCAAACAAGGACCACGAGATTGTTGAGGATTTATATAGGCATGAAAAGCTGAAAAAACAAGGTTGAAAAAATGAGCCACAAAGGGCCCATGGCTTCTAATATCATCAGAACTCCCACACACTTTAGCATTCTCTCCCATGTTGACACTGCATACCTGTTGCCAGTGGTACGACAGTAGAGGCTTTGGACATGTTTCTCAAAGGCAATATGGAAGACGATGCAGAAATGCACGATCCGCTCAACTCTTTCTTCAAATACTTTGGACTACCCAACCTGATCGAAGTCCGTGTCTGTGGAAGGGAGGAGAGCGAGCTTAATGAAGTAGCTCCATAAGAACACCGATCCTAACGTCCACACATCACACCACCTCCCACTACCCTCCAGCCCCTTACTCACTGTCCCCCcccgccaccaccaccactcccCGACCCGCTCGCCAGTGCCTGCGCCCCACCCCATTCATCTCCCGGCTCCCAGCCCGCCTCCCCTCACAGTAAAGGCCCACTCCCTCACCTGAGTGAGGCCCGGTCCCTGCGGGTCGTGGTTCTCCTTGGAGGTCATTGATTCCGGGGCGAAGCGCCAAGCTCCGGGCTCGGCTCCTCTCCGCAGGTGGCGCACCTCGATACCCCGATGTATATATCGGTAACTCCctcaccactccctccctccctgtctctctctctctctctctctctcacttcttcCACCGCTCGAGCTCCGACCGTTGCCCCGCTTCAGTTCAAACCCGGACAGCCGTCTCCTAATTGGCTCTCTACAAAGTCTAACAGCCGCCGCCATTGGCCAATTGTAACGGCACATCCGATTGGATAACCCGATCGTGTTGGCGATTGgctcgtgtgtgtgcgtgtgcgaccAAGCCACCAATCAGCTGGCGCGCCTCGGGCTCCCGCGTCTCCATCAAAGATACGACAGGAGCTCCTCGAGTATCTTTGGTCTCTATTAACCGGGATAGTTAACATGTGCTGGAACAACTCGGTTGTTTCCACATTTCGTTCAATTCATCAAGATCATGGCGCATGTTCTACCATGGCTCAAAATTTCAGCTCGGTTTCCATTACTATTTACTACCTCGATAATCGAATGGTCCTTGTTTTGAATCAACTGGTTGTGAGCGAATTATATGATAATTTGGACAATATTACAATAATAATATTGTTGTTTGATGGCGTCAATCAGAGatgcttcctcccacatcacaagac
Above is a genomic segment from Amblyraja radiata isolate CabotCenter1 chromosome 28, sAmbRad1.1.pri, whole genome shotgun sequence containing:
- the LOC116989194 gene encoding aurora kinase B-B-like isoform X2, translating into MSKASTVVPLATALGSGDQNVATAPEIQQVVVKNWCIDNFDIGCPLGKGKFGNVYLARDRESRFILALKVLFKSQLESDNVEHQLRREIEIQSHLKHPNVLRLYNYFHDRKKIYLMLEYAPGGELYKALQKCGCFSEQRSATYILELADALQYCHLKKVIHRDIKPENLLLGLRGELKIADFGWSVHAPSSRRKTFCGTLDYLPPEMVEGRMHDERVDLWSLGILCYEFLVGHPPFESSSHQDTYRKICKVEVQFQPSMSEGAKSLIGQLLRHNPILRLPLKGVMEHPWVKSNACRLLPPECTTSENLQLQRS
- the LOC116989194 gene encoding aurora kinase B-like isoform X1; translation: MTSKENHDPQGPGLTQTRTSIRLGSPKYLKKELSGSCISASSSILPLRNMSKASTVVPLATALGSGDQNVATAPEIQQVVVKNWCIDNFDIGCPLGKGKFGNVYLARDRESRFILALKVLFKSQLESDNVEHQLRREIEIQSHLKHPNVLRLYNYFHDRKKIYLMLEYAPGGELYKALQKCGCFSEQRSATYILELADALQYCHLKKVIHRDIKPENLLLGLRGELKIADFGWSVHAPSSRRKTFCGTLDYLPPEMVEGRMHDERVDLWSLGILCYEFLVGHPPFESSSHQDTYRKICKVEVQFQPSMSEGAKSLIGQLLRHNPILRLPLKGVMEHPWVKSNACRLLPPECTTSENLQLQRS